In Sorghum bicolor cultivar BTx623 chromosome 8, Sorghum_bicolor_NCBIv3, whole genome shotgun sequence, one genomic interval encodes:
- the LOC8084423 gene encoding uncharacterized protein LOC8084423, whose protein sequence is MVDAVGTIAKVIEAALKIKKAADTVKQNEGLCKQIISRVDVLSNSLSQHQNNRELMNNLAVRVALEALDGTLGEALKLVMDCQEETNIVCLFYNSGNLSQRLKEVEQHISSKNMDTMFAIMGFLLPKQFNQHGAGAHPQPQQV, encoded by the coding sequence ATGGTCGATGCTGTGGGCACCATTGCCAAGGTTATCGAAGCTGCTCTCAAGATCAAGAAAGCAGCAGACACGGTGAAGCAGAATGAAGGTCTATGCAAGCAGATAATAAGCCGCGTCGACGTACTCAGTAATTCGTTGTCGCAGCACCAGAATAACAGGGAGCTGATGAACAACTTGGCAGTAAGAGTGGCACTTGAGGCCCTGGACGGAACCCTCGGGGAGGCCTTGAAGCTGGTCATGGATTGCCAGGAGGAGACCAACATCGTGTGCCTTTTCTACAACTCCGGGAACCTGTCCCAGCGGTTAAAGGAGGTGGAGCAGCATATATCCAGTAAGAACATGGACACAATGTTTGCCATCATGGGCTTCCTTTTACCTAAACAATTTAATCAACACGGTGCCGGTGCTCATCCTCAGCCCCAGCAGGTATGA